The sequence AGTTCGGGAATTTCACGTTGGCTGAGGAATCGCAAACGTTTTTGGGCGTCGATCGCCAGTTTGACGATAGCGGCATGGCGACAGGTGTGGAAGTCGAGTGGTTTTTGCGGCCGACGCTGTCGTTGGGCGTCGAGCTCATGCGCTACTCGAACGATTACACGTCGCCGTCCACCGGCGCGTCCGGTTCGATCGATAGCCAGGTGATCTTGTTTAACGGCAAGTATTACTTCCACCCACAAAGCGCGTGGCAGCCCTACATTGGCGCGGGCGTTGGCGGTGTCGCCGTCGATTTTAGCGGCGGTATCAGCGGCGATGCCGGTGGTCCGGCGTTGCAGCTGGTCGGCGGCGTGCAGTGGCGATTTATTAGTTGGTTCGCCCTGCGCACCGAGGTCAAATACCTGCATGCGATCGCCGAAGACGAAGGCGGTCATGAGATCAACGTCTCCGGCAGCGGCATATTCCTGAGCGCCACCGGTTATTTTTGATGCTCGTTCGGTTGGCCGCCTTCATAATATAAGGAGTCGGCCAACCGAGTGATTTATGAATCTGTACCTGCGCCTGCTGCGGTTGTTGTTACTGATTCCGTTCGTACGTCGGCGCGATATCTTCGCCGAATCGCATCTCTCGTTCCGTGTCTGGCCGAACGACTGCGATCTCAACTTCCATATGAACAACGGCCGTTACCTGACCTTCATGGATCTTGGCCGTATGCACTTGTTGGTGCAGATCGGCCTTTTTAAATTGCTATTGAAGTATCGTTGGACGCCGGTACTGTCGGGCGCCGAAATCAGTTTCATTCGTTCGCTGCCGCCGTTCGGCAAATTTACGTTGGTGACGCGCATGCTGAC is a genomic window of Gammaproteobacteria bacterium containing:
- a CDS encoding thioesterase family protein, with the protein product MNLYLRLLRLLLLIPFVRRRDIFAESHLSFRVWPNDCDLNFHMNNGRYLTFMDLGRMHLLVQIGLFKLLLKYRWTPVLSGAEISFIRSLPPFGKFTLVTRMLTWDEKYFYLEQRFERGDVLCALATVRGLFVTGGRTVPSADVLRALGVDAAPPAMPTIVSHWKELAALKKEQSARSA